The following nucleotide sequence is from Cellvibrio sp. PSBB006.
GACCTTGAGTTGTAACCAGGGCATGGGGATCTCGAATCGGGGAGAGGCCGGTCACCCATGACGGGTGACCGGTCGGGATGTTAATTGGCGAGTTTCTTCTCAAGGTAATGGATGTTGACACCACCTTTGCGGAATTCCGTATCGCGCACCAGCATTTGTTGCAGGGGGATATTGGTGCGAATGCCATCAACAATGGTTTCGTCCAGAGCGTTGCGCATACGGTTCAGGGCAATCTCGCGGGTTTCACCGTAGGTGATGACCTTGGCGATCATGGAATCGTAGTTGGGCGGAACGGTGTAACCACTGTAAAGATGAGAGTCAACCCGAACGCCCAAGCCGCCGGGGGCATGGTAGTTTTTAACCAGGCCGGGGCAGGGCATAAAGGTTTTGGGGTCTTCCGCATTGATACGACATTCAAAGGAATGGCCGCGAATCACGATATCGGATTGCTTGATCGACAGTTTTTCACCCGCACAAACGCGAATCTGTTCTTTGATCAAGTCGATGCCGGTCACCATTTCGGATACCGGGTGTTCTACCTGAATACGGGTGTTCATCTCGATGAAGTAAAAACGGCCGTCTTCATACAGGAATTCGAAAGTACCTGCCCCGCGATACCCAATGTCCACACACGCTTTTACACAGGATGCGTAAGTAGCCTGGCGTACATCTTCAGGGATTCCGGGAGCCGGTGCCTCTTCCAATACTTTTTGGTGGCGGCGTTGCAAAGAGCAGTCACGATCACCCAGGTGAATGGCATTGCCTTGGCCATCGGACAGGATCTGGACTTCGACGTGACGCGGATTTTGCAGGAATTTTTCCATGTACACGGTGCCATCGCCAAAAGCAGCTTTGGCTTCACCCTGGGTAACATGGATAGAGTTCATCAGGGCTGCTTCTGTGTGTACGACGCGCATGCCGCGACCGCCACCACCGGCAGCTGCCTTGATGATCACCGGATAACCGATACGTCGGCCGATCTCCAGACATTGTTCGGCGTTATCTGCTGGCAGCGGCCCGTCGGAGCCTGGCACGGTGGGTACACCGGCTTTCTTCATGGCCTTAATGGCTTCTACCTTGTCGCCCATCATACGAATAACGTCAGGATCGGGACCGATAAACACAAAACCACTTTTTTGCACTTGCTCAGCAAAATCCGCATTTTCGGCCAGAAATCCATAGCCGGGATGCACCGCTACAGCGTCGGTAATCTCCATGGCGCTGATGATCGCCGGAATATTGAGATAACTTTTGGGTGAAGGATTGGGGCCAATACAGACAGATTCGTCTGCCAGGCGTACGTGTTTTAAATTGCGGTCTACCTGTGAATGGACGGCGACAGTTTTGATGCCCATCTCTTTGCAGGCGCGCAGAATACGCAGCGCAATTTCGCCGCGGTTGGCGATAAGAACTTTTTCAAACATAACCAGTTCCTTAAGCTCGTTCGTATAAACAGCGCCGACGGCGTGTTCGTTGGCTTTCTATAACTTAAACGATTGTCACGAGCGGTTGGTCAAACTCGACCGGTTCACCATCGCCAACCAGAATGGCTTCAATTACGCCGGCTTTGTCGGCTTCGATCTGGTTCATCATCTTCATGGCTTCGATAATACAAATCACATCGCCCACTTTGACGTGTTTACCTACTTCTGCAAAAGCTGGAGAGCCTGGGCTCGGTGAACGATAAAAGGTGCCGACCATGGGCGATTTCACAACATGGCCATCATATGAGGCCTTGGCGGGAGCATCATTGTTAGCGGCGGGTGCTGAAACCGGTGCAGCGGCGGGCGCGGCCGGTTGCGGCGCATAAGCGGCTTGCATTGGTGCTGCGATGTACTGCGGCTGACCTGAGTAGTTACGGCTGATACGTACTGATTCTTCGCCTTCTTTGATCTCCAGCTCACCGATATCGGATTCTTCCAGCAGTTCGATCAATTTTTTAATTTTGCGAATATCCATAGAGTCCTCTCTAGAACAAGGGTTGTATGTGAAATAGGGTTAATGCTTTAGCAATTGAAAGGCCGCGCGCAACGCCAGTTCATAACTGGTTGCACCGAAGCCGCAGATGACGCCCTGGGCGACATCGGAAAAGTAAGAGTGATGCCGGAATCCCTCACGTTTGTGGACATTCGATAGGTGTACCTCAATAAATGGGATATCGACGGCGAGGAGCGCATCGCGCAGTGCAACGCTCGTGTGGGTAAAGGCCGCAGGATTGATCAGGATAAAATCCACACCTTCTTTACGGGCATCGTGGATGCGTTCGATCAGCTCGTATTCCGCATTGCTTTGCAGAGTCAGGAGGTGGTGGCCTGCGTCATGGCACAACTGGGAGAGTTGCTGGTTGATGGAATCCAGCGTTGCCGCTCCGTAAATCCCCGGCTCGCGCAATCCGAGCAGGTTAAGGTTGGGGCCGTGAAGTACCAGAATGGTAGCCATGGATTCGGTTAATCCTGTTCTTGATATGTATCTGGCAAACGTGTGTGCCGATGGCACCAGTGTTACATCGAACTTCGTCGAATTTGAGCTTATTGGCTAAGACTAGTTCGGTTTATGAGCAAATCAAACCGGAACCTGCAAAAACCCGCTTGTGTTTAGTGCGAAGTGGGGCGAGTTTGCCGTAAAAAAAACGGGCTGTCCACGGGTCAGGAAAGATTTTGCGTAATTGCCCGAAAATAGCGGCAAGTTTAAGGAAGTTAGGCTACTAATGCGGATTTGCCAGGTTCATTTTATTTCGCGTTCAGCTCTGAAGCCGGCACGTTGTAGCCCTGATCAGGGGTGTTTGGCAGACTTTTCACGAAGCTCCGGGAAAAGGCTGCCAAAATTGTAGATTTAGTTGTTAAAAGCTGTTTTCTGGCCACTTATTGATTCAATCAGGCGCCCAGGTGTTAATAATTGCGGCAAAATCTCTGCTTTACCGCTAGTTTCAGCGGGAAACCACAAGTAGAGAGGGACGCCACTGCGGCCATATTCGGTTAACAAGGCGGTAATTTGCGGATCGCGATTGGTCCAATCGCCTTTCAGGGTGACGACCTGATAATCGTCGAACGCTTGTTCTACTTCTTCGGTGTGGAGGGTCAAGCGCTCGTTGGCGAGGCAGGTCAGGCACCAGTCTGCGGTGAGGTTGACGAATACCGGTGTTCCCGACGCGCGCAATTGCTGCAAGCGCTCCGGTGAGTACGCCTGCCAACGTGAAGGTTCGGTGGCTTGCCCGATCATCTGCCAGGGCAAAACAAGCGCGCCAATCCAGGCGGCAGCGATCAGGGCGCGGCGTAACCATTGCCAGGCACCCTGAGCTGAGCGATTAAGCAGCCAGCAACCAAATGCGATAGCTACTGCGCCGGCGGCGACGATCATGCTGGCATCGACACCCGCCTGACGACCCAATACCCACAGCAACCAGACCGCTGTGAGGTAGAGGGGAAATGCGAGAAATTCTTTCAGGTTTTCCATCCAGACGCCGGGTTTTGGTAAGCGATTGGCGAGGGCGGGTATATAACACAGTAATAACAGGGGTAGCGCCATGCCCAGCCCTAAGGCGGCAAAGATGGCGAGGCAAACGATGGCGGGCTGGGTTAAGGCAAATCCCAGTGCGGCGCCCATAAAAGGCGCCGTGCAGGGGCTGGCCACAACAGCGGCCAATACGCCGGTGAAAAAAGAACCGCTCAGGCCGGATTTCTGGGTCAGAGATTGTCCGGCTCCCATCCAACGGGTGCCGATATTGATCAGCCCCGACATGCTCAGCCCCATCACAAAAAACAGATAGGTCAGAGCGGCGATCAGCAGCGGGGATTGCAACTGAAACCCCCATCCAATGGCTTCACCGCCGGCTCTGGCCAACAGTAATGCGCCGGCGAAGGCCACAAAACACACCACGATGCCAGCGGTATAAACCCAGCCGTGCAGGGGCAGGCGGTCGCGATCCGCCTGTGCCAGGCTCATGACCTTGATAGACAATACTGGAAAAACACAGGGCATCAGGTTCAGGATGATGCCACCGAGGATGGCGAAGAGCATGATCTTGATCAGTGACGCCGGCACTTCTGCTGTTGTTGCAGTTGGCGGGGTTTCTACAAGCAATGGATCTTCCGGCGGTGGCAGGATCACGACCTGATTATTTCCCGGGTCAACCTGCAGGTAGTCTGTATAGGGCGGATAGCACAAACCCGCGTCAGCACACCCCTGGGACTCCACTTGCAAATTAAAGGGGGCTGTATCGGGTGGCAGGTCGACTGTCAGTACCGCCTTGTCGTAAAACACGGTCATGTCTTTGGCGAAGAACTCATCGTACTTGGTGATGCCTGTGCCGAATTGGGGTGTCAGGGCGATGCCATTGCTGGCACTCAGTTTGAAGCGTTCTTCATATAAGTAGTAAGCCGGCGCAATGGCCCACTCCAGTACAAGCTGGTTATCTTCAACATGTGCTTGCAGTTGAAAGGCTTCAGTTACTAACAGAAATTCATCGTCGGGAGCGAGAATGCTGGTATCCAGGCCGCTTTGTTTGGGGGTGTCAAAAATATCCTGAGCCTGGCTTGTTGACGCAAATAGCAGGCAGCTGAACATCAGGGCAAGATAAGCCAGGAAGCGGGCAGGATGGGGCAAGGTCACGAGAGCAGGCATAGTCGGTGATTTCTTGTTGTGAGTTGGGTAAGTATTCGGGCTATGTGTCGCCGGGGGTGTCATGAATCTTGTGGCCTAGTAGTATAGGCCCCGGTTTGATTTCTGAGTGACGCCGTTTGATTTCTGCATGATCCCCGTTCGATTCCGAATGAAGCGATCCGTGGCGGTAGAAGACACCTGGAAAATTCTAGCGGATTAGACAGGCTTTGGTGTGTTGGTTCACACAACTTTTTACTCCGTTTGTCATTCTGTTCAAGCAATTTTGATAGATTCGTATCATATGACGCGCCTGTAGTTGAACTTCTTTATCAGAGAACCCGGTTTTATGCGTAAAGTGATGTGTCAGTTATTTGTTGTCAGTGTGTTATCCACGGTATTGGGGGCTTGCCAGACATCTCCCAAGCCTGCACCCAAAAAACCGGCTCCGGCGGCTGTCGTTCCCGAGCCCCGCCCGGCACCCAAGCCGGTTAATACCCGCGAGCAAAGCATCAAGCGTTTGCTCGCAGATGCGGAGTATGCGTTAAGTCAAAACCAGTTGTTGATGCCGCTCAATGACAACGCCCACGATCGCTACCACGCCGTGTTGTTGATGGACCCCGACAACAGTGAAGCGAAAACCGGTTTGCAGGCGATTACCCTGCGCTATCTGGAGTTGGCCCGCAGTGCAGCAGCGCGCAGTCGTTATGCTGAAGCACAGGGACATTTGAAAAACGCCCGCGATCTGGACCCGAAAAACCCGTTGGTAGAAGAGTTTGCAGTCATTCTGCGCAAAGAGATTGCCAACCAGAAACCACCCGCCCCCTACAAGCCGGGGCCGGACGAGCGCATGATTGATGCCAGGGCGCTATCGGCAAAAAGCCCGGAGGTTATCGCGCAACTGGGTGAGTTGGCGCAGGTGGCGCGGGAAAGCGGTGATCTGGTTATGATTCACGCGCGCAATGATGCCGAAGGGCGTTGGATATACCAACAGATGCGCGATGCAGTGCCGGGCTTTTTATTGCGTGGTGATATCAGGATCACCCAGCAGCCGCGCATTAAATTTGTACCGCGCCTGCAATAATTCATAACAACTGCCAAGGGTCATACCATGCTCAACACCATGCACCGTATTTTTGTTCTTACCTTATTTTTTGTGGTCGGATCGGCTTTTGCTGGTCAACCTGAACCGGCCACTGTTCCTGCCGAGGTTGCCAGCACTCAATCTGCTCTCGTCAAGGTCGCCACGCAGGTTCGCGTGGACGGGGCTTATATCAACGTCCCGGTGCCCGGAACCAAAAATACCGCCGCATACTTTACCCTGCGCAACCTGTCGGATAAGCCCATCAGTCTGGTGTCGGTGGAAGTCGATGTGGCGCAGCGGGCAGAGTTGCACAGCCACACCACCAAGGATGGGATGATGCAAATGCGTCGCGAAGAACAGATCCTGATTCCGGCGCAATCCAGCGTGGCTTTTGCTTCTGGTTCCTACCATGTCATGCTGTTCGATCTGCAACGCAGCATCCAAACCGGTGAGGAGCTACAATTGTTATTAACCTTTGCTGACGGTAAACAGCTGGTCGCCACAGCAAAGGTGAAAAGTATTTTTGATAAGGCACATCATCATTAAGCGATTTTAAGGATTAACAGCCATGGCATTACCGAAGTTTAAAAATTTATGGGTGCGTGGTGTACGCAAGGCGCGCGACGGGTATTCCGATACGCAGGAAGATATTGCCGGCAGCAGTCTGTGGTTTCGGGTGGCGCTGATTGTAATGGTGATTTATCTGCTGATTGCCGTTGCCGTTGGCATTTACTGGAGTTTGTCCCCCGGTCTGTTTGACGTTCGCGCTAATGCACAACAGGAATTAGCCGGTGAGCAACAGACACTGGTAAACGGCACAGTTACCACGGCGACCCTGATTCGTGTCGCCGAGACGCTCTGGGACAAACCGGGCGGTTATCTTTCCAATGACATCATGCCGCCGGGTTTATGGCTGGACGATATGCCTAACTGGGAATACGGGGTATTGATCCAGGTGCGCGATATGAGCAAGGCCATGCGCGAAGCCTTCAGTCGTTCGCAGTCCCAATCCCGCGAAGACAAAGATCTGATCCTGGCTGAACCGCGTTTTAATTTTGATAACGCGAGCTGGATATTTCCGGCATCGGAATCCCAATATCAGGAGGGGGCAGATTATCTGCGTCGCTACCTGCAGCGGCTGGCGGACGATAACCCACAGGATGCGCAGTTTTTTGCGCGTGCGGATAATTTGAATTATTGGTTATCAACGGTTGAGACGCGTTTGGGTAATTTGTCCCAGCGGCTGAGTGCCAGCGTTGGGCAGCAGCGCCTGAATACTGACCTGCCGGGTGTTGCTCCCGCAACGCATTCATTCGATGACGGCGTCGTAAAAACGCCCTGGAACGAATTGGATGATGTGTTTTTTGAAGCACGCGGATCGGCCTGGGCCTTGATTCATATGCTTAAAGCGGTGGAGATAGATTTTGCCGATGTGCTGGAAAAGAAAAACGCTCGGGTCAGCGTGCAACAGATTATTCGCGAGCTGGAGGCGACGCAACAGACGCTGTTCAGCCCGATAGTCTTGAACGGTAGTGGCTTTGGTATGCTCGCCAATCACTCGCTGGTTATGGCTTCTTATATCTCCCGCGCCAACGCGGCCATCATTGATCTGCGGCGTCTACTCGCCCAAGGGTAAATCCCGTCCGGTGAGGTTTGCTCGCCTCACCGGTATCCTTCCTACGATGTGCTTGTTGAAAATGTGCCTGTTTTTTGCGAGGCATCGCTATTCGTTGGATGATGTACGGTTCGCAATTATGAGTAGTGTTCCATCACAAGTTTTATTAATGCTACCTGCCGCAAATTAATCGCTGCGCATAATGGCGTAGAATGCCCCGCTACGTGGAGCCTTGGGCTTCTGGTTCAGCACCCTTGATGAAAGATAAAAGTAGGGAGTTCGAATGCGATTGTTAATGATGTTAGTGGGCCTTTCCTTTGGGGTTCTGGGCGCAACGCAAGCATTGGCGGACTCTGCTGACTCTGCTAAAGAACCGTTATGGCTTGAAGTGATTGATCCCTATGTTGAGATGCACAGTGGACCGGGACGCGGTTATCCGGTGTTCTATGTCATCGAGCAGGGAGAGCGGGTTGACGTGATCACCCGGCGCCCGGGCTGGTATGAGGTGCGCACCCAGGACGGCAAAACCGGCTGGACCACGGCCGCACAAATTTCCCGCACGATCCAAACCACCGGCGAGCCTGCCGATCTACCCACCGTCAGCTATGGTGATTACCTGAAGAACAGTTGGCGTGCCGGTTTTAATACCGGGCAATTTTCCAGTGGGGAATTGCAAAGCAGCGAATTGTTCAGTGCAACGGTTGGCTACCGCCCGTTGGGGTGGCTGGGTGTTGAGCTGGAGGCGGGAAAAATTTTTGGTACGGATATCAAGGGTGATTTCTACGGTGCGAATCTGGTGGTGGAGCCTTTCTCGGATTGGCGTATATCTCCTACGGTATTGATTGGGCGCGGTGTGATGAAGATTGATTCGCAACCCAAGCTGGTGCCGCTGCAAATCGATGACTCAGACTTTAATCATTATGGTCTGGGGTTTAATTACTACCTGGGCAGAAACTTTCTGTTCAAGGGCGAGTATCGCTCTTACTCCGTTTCCACTGATGATAACAATGTGAGTCTAGAAGCATGGACAATAGGTTTCAATTCGTTCTTTTAAAGATGAAGGCTGCAACCCTGGCTGCTGCTATGTGCATTGCGCCGGCAGTTTTTGCGGATGAGTCGGTAACGACTGATATCTCGGACATCAATAACGAAGTGTTTGAGTTGGGTGTTTTTGCCGGCATCATCAATATTGAGGATTTTGGCAGCGAGTTTGTGCCGGGTATCAGTGCTACCTTCCGTGCGTCGGAAGATTTTTTTATTCAGTACAATTACCTGCAAACGGATGTATCGGCTTCGTCCTATGAAAACAATCAGGGTAAATTGTTTGATGGCGATGACCGGACATTTAAGCATTACGACTTATTGATTGGTTATAACTTGTTTCAGGGGGAGTTTTTCCCTTCGCCACCTAAGGCGAATCTGTCGAGCCTTTATGTGGTGGGTGGTGTGGGTGATACGGAGTTTGGTGGGGAGTCCAGTCTGACGTATACGGTGGGGATTGGTTATCAGGTTGCGCTGACCCGTCGTATTGGGTTGCACTTTGATTTCCGGGATTATATTTACCGGTCGACGTTGGTGTCTGATGAGAAACGCACTGTGGGTGCTGCGCAGATATCTTCTGGTGTGAAATTTTTGTTTTGATGTGGTGGGTTTGTGCTTTGTTATCCGTTTGGTATCAGGCACTAGGGTTCGAAAACGCATAACAAATTGGCAGGACAGCCAATTTGCACAGCGAAGCTGCCCGAAGGGTGAACCACAGGGATGTGGTGAATGAATCATCCCTGTAGCTCCCGCAAGTCATCCATGACTTGAGGGTTTCGAACCCTAGTGCCTGATACCAAACTTGCATTGTGCGAGCGTCGAGTTTCTAAAATAACGCATTTACACCAATCAACATTTCGGTGTTGTTGGTCTTTTTATTATCACCCAAAAATTCCCGGTCAACGATGGTGTCGCGCAGGTCCAGGTTGATTGTCATCCAGTCGGTTATAACGGCGCGGTAGCTAGCTCCAATCACCATGCCGGTTTTGTCGTTAGCGGCAAAGCTCACGTCGGCAACGCCGGCTAACAGGTAGATGGCGGAGTTAAATTTGTGGCGTTTGCCCAGGAAGGAGCGGCCGTCCAGCAGGTTGTATCCGGCAAGCAGGTTGACGTATTCAAAATCATAATCACCGTCGGCCAGAAAATTACCGCCGGCTACTTCTTCAAACGCGGCTTTGCCGACTGTCGATACACCGTAGTTTGCCTGGGCAATAAATTTGCGGTTGATATGGTAGGTAAAGGAGATGCCGGTTACCGGGTTGGTATTGAAGTCTTCGACCGACAAAAGGCCAACGTAAGCACCCAATTCAAATTTTTCGGTATCAATGGCCGCAGCCTGGATGTTTGGCATGTTCTTGTCTGGATCGATAACCGTGACGGGTTGATTGTCGTCGTTGCCGTAGGTGTGAGCGGCAGTCCCCAAGCTCAAAAGACAAGCCAGAATCTTAAAGGAGCGTGACATCTTCTTTTTCTCGCGGGTAATGATGGAATAGAGGTTGGATGTGCAGTGAGTTAGCTTCGGCCGCGCTGTGTCGCAGCGGGATGCAAATCCAATGTTGCCGACAACTATACCTGAATTTGCACCTGAATGAACAACCTGTTGGTGTTAGTTGGATCGCAGAATTGACACATAATTACGCCATGGGTTTTTCAATTTGATAAGGTTTGGCGGAGTGCATTCGCGAAATATTTCCTGCTGTCTGTCGGCTGCTGTAAAGTGTCTTCCAATGTTGGTATTTGTTGTTCTGCATCACAGAAGTGGTTTGATATGGTTAAAACTTTGAGGGCGATGCGTATCCCGGTTTTGTCGTTTTCCCTCCAACGAATTTTATTTTTCCTGCGTTTATTTTTTCGTCAACTGCGAAATCGCAGCGACCAGGTTTTTGGTGATTAGTTCATAAAATCAAAACACCAAGTGTGACTGGCGTTCGAGTTTTAAAAAAATCTCCGGGTCTGATCTGTTTTATCTCGTATATTGGATATTTGGTGCCAAACCCTGGTGTGTGTAGCGGATGAAATGGGTATACGACTTATGGCCAACAACTATCTGGTAAGAAGAATGTCGACGGGCTGTCTGATGGCCGCGTTGCTGTTTATGTCTCTGCCGCTGCTCGCTGCCGAGCAGCCTGCCGATCCCAAGTGGACCACGACCACAGCAGGAAAAAAAACCGATACCACGAGCGAGAATGACTCCGCAGCCACGCAGGATGCGAGTATTGAGGTAAACCGGGTTTCCAAAAATATTCAACAGTTGAAGCAGCAGGTTATTGATCTTAATAAAGATTTGCGGCTGATGGAGGAAAAATTACTCTTTCCTTCAAGCACCAAATATTCCGTTTTTGTCTCCATGAGTTCCGGTCAGTTCTTTTCGTTGGAGAGTATCAAACTCAAGCTGGATGGCAAGTTGGTGGCTACGCATCTCTACTCCGAGAAGCAGCGCCAGGCGTTGATTCGCGGCGGCATCCACAAATTTTATATTACGAATTTGAATGAAGGTCAGCATACGGCAACGATATTTTTTACCGGTGTAGGGCCAAATGGGCGTGCGTACAAACGCGCGTCGACCATTGATTTTGAGAAGGGTCCGGCTGGGGAATACCTGGAAGTCGCCATCAGTGACGACAGCGTTACACAAGAACCAGTCTTTGGAATCAAACAGTGGTAATCACATGTTACATAAGGTTGTAGTAACTCTTGTCAACAGACCGATGCAACAGCTTTTCGCTGCGGCCAGGTTGATGTTGTGTCTGGTGTTGTTTGTAGTGTTGTCTGTGGTAACCCAGCCTGTCTTTGCCGCTATCTCCGTTAACAAGTCCACGACGGATCTGGAGTATGGCGTTATCTTGTTTGATTATTTCCAGCAGGATTATTTTTCGGCCCTGATTGAGCAGGAATATGCGCAGGCCATCAATAATGCCACGGCCAAGAGCCCGCGCGGGCAGGTGCTGAAAGGCGGCATGATGCTGTCATATGGCATGGCCGATGAAGCAAAACGCATGTTTGATACCTTGCTGGATTCTTCTGCATCGGAAGAAGTGAAAAACCGCGCATGGTTTTATCTGGCCAAGCTGTTCTACAGTAAATCTGATGCGCAGAATGCGCGTGAATCCCTGGCACAAATTCGCGGCAAGATGCCTGACGATCTGCATACGGATTACCACTACCTGGCTACCTTGTTGAACCACGAAGGTAATCATCTCGGTGACACTGAAAATAAATTCAAAGCAGTCTCCAAAGAAAATCCTTACTACCCTTATTTATTATTCAACATGGCTATCCTGCAATTGAAGGATAACAAGTTGGAATCCGCAGTAGCTAATCTTGAAGCGGTGACGAATTACGCGGGGGTGAGTGAAGAGCTTTCTTTATTGTCTGACCGCGCTCGGCATGGCCTGGCAGAATTGGCTTTGCAACACGGCAATTTAATGCAGGCCTGGCTTTACCTGAAAGATATCCGCACCACCGGCCTGTATTCCAATCGTGCGCTCTTGTCCTACGCCTGGGCAGCTATCAATTTGAAACAATACCAGCAAGCTATTCCTGCGCTTGAGCTGTTGAATGAGCGTTCTATTGCCATA
It contains:
- the accC gene encoding acetyl-CoA carboxylase biotin carboxylase subunit encodes the protein MFEKVLIANRGEIALRILRACKEMGIKTVAVHSQVDRNLKHVRLADESVCIGPNPSPKSYLNIPAIISAMEITDAVAVHPGYGFLAENADFAEQVQKSGFVFIGPDPDVIRMMGDKVEAIKAMKKAGVPTVPGSDGPLPADNAEQCLEIGRRIGYPVIIKAAAGGGGRGMRVVHTEAALMNSIHVTQGEAKAAFGDGTVYMEKFLQNPRHVEVQILSDGQGNAIHLGDRDCSLQRRHQKVLEEAPAPGIPEDVRQATYASCVKACVDIGYRGAGTFEFLYEDGRFYFIEMNTRIQVEHPVSEMVTGIDLIKEQIRVCAGEKLSIKQSDIVIRGHSFECRINAEDPKTFMPCPGLVKNYHAPGGLGVRVDSHLYSGYTVPPNYDSMIAKVITYGETREIALNRMRNALDETIVDGIRTNIPLQQMLVRDTEFRKGGVNIHYLEKKLAN
- the accB gene encoding acetyl-CoA carboxylase biotin carboxyl carrier protein translates to MDIRKIKKLIELLEESDIGELEIKEGEESVRISRNYSGQPQYIAAPMQAAYAPQPAAPAAAPVSAPAANNDAPAKASYDGHVVKSPMVGTFYRSPSPGSPAFAEVGKHVKVGDVICIIEAMKMMNQIEADKAGVIEAILVGDGEPVEFDQPLVTIV
- the aroQ gene encoding type II 3-dehydroquinate dehydratase; its protein translation is MATILVLHGPNLNLLGLREPGIYGAATLDSINQQLSQLCHDAGHHLLTLQSNAEYELIERIHDARKEGVDFILINPAAFTHTSVALRDALLAVDIPFIEVHLSNVHKREGFRHHSYFSDVAQGVICGFGATSYELALRAAFQLLKH
- a CDS encoding protein-disulfide reductase DsbD — encoded protein: MPALVTLPHPARFLAYLALMFSCLLFASTSQAQDIFDTPKQSGLDTSILAPDDEFLLVTEAFQLQAHVEDNQLVLEWAIAPAYYLYEERFKLSASNGIALTPQFGTGITKYDEFFAKDMTVFYDKAVLTVDLPPDTAPFNLQVESQGCADAGLCYPPYTDYLQVDPGNNQVVILPPPEDPLLVETPPTATTAEVPASLIKIMLFAILGGIILNLMPCVFPVLSIKVMSLAQADRDRLPLHGWVYTAGIVVCFVAFAGALLLARAGGEAIGWGFQLQSPLLIAALTYLFFVMGLSMSGLINIGTRWMGAGQSLTQKSGLSGSFFTGVLAAVVASPCTAPFMGAALGFALTQPAIVCLAIFAALGLGMALPLLLLCYIPALANRLPKPGVWMENLKEFLAFPLYLTAVWLLWVLGRQAGVDASMIVAAGAVAIAFGCWLLNRSAQGAWQWLRRALIAAAWIGALVLPWQMIGQATEPSRWQAYSPERLQQLRASGTPVFVNLTADWCLTCLANERLTLHTEEVEQAFDDYQVVTLKGDWTNRDPQITALLTEYGRSGVPLYLWFPAETSGKAEILPQLLTPGRLIESISGQKTAFNN
- a CDS encoding M48 family metallopeptidase, coding for MRKVMCQLFVVSVLSTVLGACQTSPKPAPKKPAPAAVVPEPRPAPKPVNTREQSIKRLLADAEYALSQNQLLMPLNDNAHDRYHAVLLMDPDNSEAKTGLQAITLRYLELARSAAARSRYAEAQGHLKNARDLDPKNPLVEEFAVILRKEIANQKPPAPYKPGPDERMIDARALSAKSPEVIAQLGELAQVARESGDLVMIHARNDAEGRWIYQQMRDAVPGFLLRGDIRITQQPRIKFVPRLQ
- a CDS encoding copper chaperone PCu(A)C, giving the protein MLNTMHRIFVLTLFFVVGSAFAGQPEPATVPAEVASTQSALVKVATQVRVDGAYINVPVPGTKNTAAYFTLRNLSDKPISLVSVEVDVAQRAELHSHTTKDGMMQMRREEQILIPAQSSVAFASGSYHVMLFDLQRSIQTGEELQLLLTFADGKQLVATAKVKSIFDKAHHH
- a CDS encoding DUF2333 family protein, with amino-acid sequence MALPKFKNLWVRGVRKARDGYSDTQEDIAGSSLWFRVALIVMVIYLLIAVAVGIYWSLSPGLFDVRANAQQELAGEQQTLVNGTVTTATLIRVAETLWDKPGGYLSNDIMPPGLWLDDMPNWEYGVLIQVRDMSKAMREAFSRSQSQSREDKDLILAEPRFNFDNASWIFPASESQYQEGADYLRRYLQRLADDNPQDAQFFARADNLNYWLSTVETRLGNLSQRLSASVGQQRLNTDLPGVAPATHSFDDGVVKTPWNELDDVFFEARGSAWALIHMLKAVEIDFADVLEKKNARVSVQQIIRELEATQQTLFSPIVLNGSGFGMLANHSLVMASYISRANAAIIDLRRLLAQG
- a CDS encoding SH3 domain-containing protein, producing MRLLMMLVGLSFGVLGATQALADSADSAKEPLWLEVIDPYVEMHSGPGRGYPVFYVIEQGERVDVITRRPGWYEVRTQDGKTGWTTAAQISRTIQTTGEPADLPTVSYGDYLKNSWRAGFNTGQFSSGELQSSELFSATVGYRPLGWLGVELEAGKIFGTDIKGDFYGANLVVEPFSDWRISPTVLIGRGVMKIDSQPKLVPLQIDDSDFNHYGLGFNYYLGRNFLFKGEYRSYSVSTDDNNVSLEAWTIGFNSFF
- a CDS encoding outer membrane beta-barrel domain-containing protein → MKAATLAAAMCIAPAVFADESVTTDISDINNEVFELGVFAGIINIEDFGSEFVPGISATFRASEDFFIQYNYLQTDVSASSYENNQGKLFDGDDRTFKHYDLLIGYNLFQGEFFPSPPKANLSSLYVVGGVGDTEFGGESSLTYTVGIGYQVALTRRIGLHFDFRDYIYRSTLVSDEKRTVGAAQISSGVKFLF
- a CDS encoding outer membrane beta-barrel domain-containing protein, which gives rise to MSRSFKILACLLSLGTAAHTYGNDDNQPVTVIDPDKNMPNIQAAAIDTEKFELGAYVGLLSVEDFNTNPVTGISFTYHINRKFIAQANYGVSTVGKAAFEEVAGGNFLADGDYDFEYVNLLAGYNLLDGRSFLGKRHKFNSAIYLLAGVADVSFAANDKTGMVIGASYRAVITDWMTINLDLRDTIVDREFLGDNKKTNNTEMLIGVNALF
- a CDS encoding AraC family transcriptional regulator, producing the protein MGIRLMANNYLVRRMSTGCLMAALLFMSLPLLAAEQPADPKWTTTTAGKKTDTTSENDSAATQDASIEVNRVSKNIQQLKQQVIDLNKDLRLMEEKLLFPSSTKYSVFVSMSSGQFFSLESIKLKLDGKLVATHLYSEKQRQALIRGGIHKFYITNLNEGQHTATIFFTGVGPNGRAYKRASTIDFEKGPAGEYLEVAISDDSVTQEPVFGIKQW